From the genome of Mycobacterium dioxanotrophicus, one region includes:
- a CDS encoding Cmx/CmrA family chloramphenicol efflux MFS transporter, with protein MPAAVWLIGFAIFAQGTSELVLAGLIPGLAADLSVSIPQAGLLISGFALGMLVGAPVLAIATLRLPRRLTMLAFLAVFITAHVVGALTSDYAILFTTRFVAAFVYAGFWAVGSSAAMAVVAPELRGRAMSIVAGGLTVAMVIGLPAGTWIGEHLGWRGTFWAITGLSVVAGGAILFGVRDRRPETPARASAEIRGLATPRLWLSYSMTAVSTAALLGTFSYLAAMLTSTTGLQPQWVPFVLLTYGVGSVVGIVFGGRIADRRPLGVLAAGFTGLLVASVFIAVTASHVVPVVVGVFLLGIAGFGTNPVLNSRVVGLAPAAPTLSMAGNVSAFNVGISAGPWLGGIAISAGLGYPAVAWIGATLAAVALAFLAGEVRSTTANRDQRQPVSV; from the coding sequence ATGCCGGCCGCGGTCTGGTTGATCGGATTCGCCATATTCGCCCAGGGCACAAGCGAACTCGTCCTGGCCGGCCTGATACCGGGGCTCGCAGCAGACCTGTCGGTGAGCATTCCGCAAGCAGGCCTGCTGATCTCGGGATTCGCGCTGGGGATGCTCGTCGGCGCGCCGGTGCTCGCCATCGCGACGTTGCGGCTGCCGCGCAGACTGACGATGCTGGCCTTCCTCGCCGTGTTCATCACGGCCCATGTCGTCGGTGCCCTGACGAGTGACTACGCCATCCTGTTCACCACCCGCTTTGTGGCAGCGTTCGTCTACGCCGGGTTCTGGGCCGTCGGCAGCAGCGCCGCCATGGCCGTGGTCGCCCCGGAACTGCGCGGTCGGGCGATGAGCATCGTCGCCGGCGGGCTGACGGTGGCCATGGTGATCGGACTGCCGGCAGGCACCTGGATCGGCGAGCACCTGGGCTGGCGCGGGACCTTCTGGGCCATCACCGGATTGAGTGTCGTGGCCGGTGGGGCGATCCTGTTCGGTGTACGCGACAGGCGACCTGAGACGCCCGCACGCGCATCAGCGGAGATCCGTGGGCTCGCGACACCGAGACTGTGGCTGTCCTACAGCATGACGGCGGTGTCGACCGCTGCGCTGCTGGGGACCTTCTCCTATCTCGCCGCAATGCTGACGAGCACCACCGGACTGCAGCCACAGTGGGTGCCGTTCGTGCTGCTGACCTACGGCGTCGGGTCGGTGGTCGGGATTGTCTTCGGCGGCAGGATCGCCGATCGTCGACCGCTGGGTGTTCTCGCCGCAGGGTTCACCGGACTTCTCGTCGCGTCGGTCTTCATCGCGGTGACGGCATCTCACGTCGTCCCGGTTGTCGTCGGCGTGTTCCTGCTCGGCATCGCTGGTTTCGGGACCAATCCGGTGCTCAACTCGCGGGTGGTCGGGCTCGCGCCGGCAGCCCCGACACTGTCGATGGCGGGCAATGTCTCGGCGTTCAACGTCGGCATCAGCGCCGGGCCATGGCTGGGCGGCATCGCAATCAGCGCGGGCCTCGGCTACCCCGCCGTCGCGTGGATCGGTGCCACGCTCGCGGCGGTGGCGCTGGCATTTCTGGCCGGCGAGGTGCGCAGCACTACGGCCAATCGTGATCAGCGCCAGCCGGTCTCGGTGTAG